The nucleotide window CGGCAACGCCTTCAGAAGCTCCCGCGTGACATGGGCATGTCCAACGATCCAGCCGGCAAATCCGTCCAGCAGATTTACGAGGTCATCATGGCTTAACCCGCCGTCCGCCTGGCCGGGCGCAAACTCGGCGATTGAGACCGCGCAGCCATTGTCACGAAGGTAGCGGATTGTTGCGTCATCGAAAAAACGCTGTGTTACGAGGACGCGTCGGTTCGACATTTCTGCCCTTCCTTCAACCTGCGATATGCAGGCATCGATAGTCGGGGCCGCAGTTCCTGGCCAATGCTGAAATCCAATAGATCCATGCACGGGAGAGCCAGGTTCAAGAAAGACCGTGTGAGGTCTGACGGAACAATCCTGTCAGGCCCTTCGTGTTTGCCCTGTTGTTCACATGGGCGATTGCAGCTCGTCAGATGATCGAACCTCACTGATGATACGGGCCCAGAAGGCCTCGGCGGCCACAGACTGGCGGGCCCGCGGACGCCAGAGGCGGATTTCGATCTCGATGCCTTCGTCGGCCGGATCCGCGCGCATCAAGCGCCCCCCGTCCAGATCATCCTTGACTAAACTCAGCGCTGTCCAGGTGATGCCACGGCCGTCCCGCGCCATCGCCGTCAAGACACTTGCAAGATGAGAGGTGAATACCGGATGACGCGGAGGAATGCGGCCTCCGGGTGCACGCGCGGAAGCGAGAATCCGGCCCATGCCGGATTCTGCCGTAAAAGCCAGCTGCGGGGCGGCACTCGGGTCGGTGTCCTTCAGCAAGGCGGGAGCAGCCACGGGGATGAGGCGATCACACCCCAACCTTACAGCCCGGAAATCTGACCCCATCTCGGTGGACGCCGCGTCATGGTGGTGGCAGAGCAGGAATTGGGCCTTGCCTTCAATCATTCGGCGCTCACACGCCACCATATGATCGGATGTCAGCGCAATTGTCGCCTGGACGGGCTGCTCAGCCTCCAGCCGGCGCAGCCACTGCGGGAAGAAAGTGAACGAAAGCATGTGGGTAGCAGCAAAGCGCAACGTCTCGCGGTCTATTGCATCTTCTGAACGTGCTGCAGCTCGACCCAGTTCGAGGCGACGCACCGTTTCTTCTGCCACCTGACGGAACCGCTCGCCCGCAGCGGTCAGTACGATCCGATGCGTGCGGCGGTCGATAAGCGGCGTCCCCACCCAATCCTCCAGTGACTTGATGCGCCGGCTAAAGCTTGGCTGGCTCATCGACCGCGCTTCTGCGGCTCTGGAGAAATTGCTGTGATCGACAAGTGCCAGAAAATCTTCCAGC belongs to Frigidibacter mobilis and includes:
- a CDS encoding LysR family transcriptional regulator, with product MHLGWLEDFLALVDHSNFSRAAEARSMSQPSFSRRIKSLEDWVGTPLIDRRTHRIVLTAAGERFRQVAEETVRRLELGRAAARSEDAIDRETLRFAATHMLSFTFFPQWLRRLEAEQPVQATIALTSDHMVACERRMIEGKAQFLLCHHHDAASTEMGSDFRAVRLGCDRLIPVAAPALLKDTDPSAAPQLAFTAESGMGRILASARAPGGRIPPRHPVFTSHLASVLTAMARDGRGITWTALSLVKDDLDGGRLMRADPADEGIEIEIRLWRPRARQSVAAEAFWARIISEVRSSDELQSPM